From the genome of Nicotiana sylvestris chromosome 2, ASM39365v2, whole genome shotgun sequence, one region includes:
- the LOC138885948 gene encoding uncharacterized protein: MCKEFAEMMGNAFEMSMMDELNFFLGLQIKQMPTGTMIHQQKYIKELLKMFTMYSSKSLDTHIATATKLDIDEVGKSVEKKLYRGMIRSLLYLIASKPDIVFSVGLCARFQGDTVAKEFVVQGESVPVTIDHVQHPPSKLDVLVSAIDVAPLDTLSPMSEKPQMEKFTVEKGAGDMGKEQDAQKIANEEEKSDNEGASGDEKESDTDDKTGKQSNDFSEEENHSKENEDPKSEGEDKKKESESEAGDEEIEEEDRNMSEESECSMTIENTVITPSEETGKETRAQEPGSLLTPFTGNEEVCSNEDDVPLSEAGKRSKKAHESRSTKTPKKKALIVEPDIVVDGEDEFDFALPAKSATPKRKSAKVTKPATSFAWSSRGKTRKNVPAVFDRLTKFKNKKVLNGRILANTDEKGWLN; encoded by the exons ATGTGCAAGGAATTTGCTGAGATGATGGGAAATgcgtttgaaatgagcatgatggatgaattgaacttttttctAGGGTTGCAAATCAAGCAAATGCCTACTGGAACCATGATACATCAACAAAAATATATCAAAGAATTACTGAAGATGTTCACCATGTATTCCTCTAAGTCCCTTGACACACATATTGCAACTGCAACAAAGCTGGACATTGATGAAGTAGGGAAAAGTGTGGAAAAGAAACTATATAGAGGAATGATTAGGTCACTGTTGTACCTCATAGCAAGCAAGCCTGATATAGTCTTCAGTGTCGGATTATGTGCAAGATTTCAG GGTGACACTGTAGCCAAGGAATTTGTGGTTCAGGGGGAATCGGTTCCAGTCACTATTGATCATGTACAACATCCTCCTTCCAAATTAGATGTTTTGGTGTCTGCTATAGACGTTGCACCCCTAGATACTCTCTCACCCATGAGTGAGAAGCCACAAATGGAGAAATTCACTGTAGAAAAGGGTGCAGGGGATATGGGGAAGGAG CAGGATGCTCAAAAGATAGccaatgaagaagaaaagagtgataatgaGGGAGCATCTGGAGATGAGAAGGAGAGTGATACAGATGATAAGACAGGTAAACAATCTAATGATTTTTCAGAAGAAGAGAATCATAGTAAAGAAAATGAGGATCCTAAAAGTGAGGGTGAggataaaaaaaaggaaagtgaGAGTGAAGCAGGTGATGAAGAAATTGAGGAAGAAGATAGGAATATGAGTGAGGAATCTGAATGTTCCATGACAATTGAAAACACTGTCATAACCCCTTCAGAAGAAACTGGTAAAGAGACAAGGGCTCAAGAACCTGGGTCTCTGTTAACTCCTTTCACTGGAAATGAAGAAGTTTGCAGTAATGAAGATGATGTGCCACTATCTGAGGCAGGGAAGAGATCCAAGAAGGCACAT GAGTCTAGAAGTACAAAGACGCCAAAGAAGAAGGCCTTAATTGTGGAACCTGATATTGTGGTGGATGGAGAAGATGAGTTTGACTTTGCCTTGCCAGCTAAGTCTGCTACACCAAAGAGAAAGAGTGCAAAAGTCACCAAACCTGCTACCTCTTTTGCATGGTCCAGTAGGGGTAAGACAAGAAAGAATGTGCCAGCTGTATTTGATCGACTCACAAAGTTCAAGAACAAAAAAGTGCTAAATGGGAGGATTCTTGCAAATACTGATGAGAAGGGATGGCTCAACTAG
- the LOC138885947 gene encoding uncharacterized protein has product MIELLMRNHEHFSMKESDPGQDIMTRFTIITNELKSLGKVLTSEELVSKVLRILPPSWKVTLKSKVTAIQEAKKLDKISLDELVGKLKTHEMIKIELRKEEPKKNKALVLKASKDDESD; this is encoded by the coding sequence ATGATTGAGCTACTCATGAGAAACCATGAGCATTTCTCCATGAAGGAGTCTGATCCCGGACAGGATATAATGACTAGGTTCACTATAATAACCAATGAACTGAAATCACTTGGAAAAGTGCTTACCTCAGAAGAGTTGGTTAGCAAAGTTCTAAGAATCCTTCCACCTTCATGGAAAGTGACTTTGAAATCAAAAGTCACTGCAATCCAGGAAGCCAAGAAATTGGACAAAATCTCACTTGATGAGTTGGTTGGAAAACTAAAAACTCATGAGATGATAAAGATAGAACTGCGCAAGGAAGAACCAAAGAAGAATAAGGCCTTGGTTCTTAAAGCATCTAAGGATGATGAATCTGACTAA